In one Arenibacter antarcticus genomic region, the following are encoded:
- a CDS encoding AtpZ/AtpI family protein, with product MKQQKPPNKNNGLKNAAILSGIAIQMGIIIFLAAQGGKWLDAYLGMESKTFTIIITLLGVAISIYLVLQQLKRIKQ from the coding sequence ATGAAACAGCAAAAGCCACCAAATAAAAACAATGGCCTAAAAAATGCAGCCATTCTTTCGGGAATCGCTATACAAATGGGAATCATCATCTTTTTGGCTGCACAAGGCGGAAAATGGCTGGACGCCTATCTTGGAATGGAATCCAAAACGTTTACCATTATAATCACTCTTTTAGGGGTCGCAATTTCCATTTATCTAGTTTTACAACAACTGAAACGCATAAAACAATAA
- a CDS encoding polymer-forming cytoskeletal protein, which produces MFSDNKKPRVMAEQGGQPNRIGNTTKIKGDIISEADFRIDGELEGNVKTTGKVVIGAGGFIHGKVECVQADIEGSFNGELIVTDLLSIKSTAIIEGTVSVAKLAVEPGATFNASCTMKGKEAKANSATSKNTTSNNETAKATK; this is translated from the coding sequence ATGTTTTCAGACAACAAAAAACCACGCGTTATGGCAGAACAAGGCGGACAACCCAATAGGATTGGCAATACCACTAAAATTAAAGGAGATATAATTTCCGAAGCAGATTTTAGGATAGACGGGGAACTGGAAGGCAATGTAAAGACTACTGGCAAGGTAGTCATTGGCGCCGGTGGATTTATTCATGGAAAAGTAGAATGTGTGCAAGCGGACATAGAAGGGAGTTTTAATGGCGAATTGATCGTTACCGACCTATTGTCCATAAAATCGACTGCCATTATAGAAGGAACCGTTAGCGTTGCTAAACTAGCAGTAGAGCCGGGAGCCACCTTTAATGCCTCCTGTACCATGAAGGGAAAAGAAGCTAAAGCAAATAGTGCGACATCAAAAAATACCACCTCTAATAATGAAACAGCAAAAGCCACCAAATAA